The following proteins are encoded in a genomic region of Liolophura sinensis isolate JHLJ2023 chromosome 7, CUHK_Ljap_v2, whole genome shotgun sequence:
- the LOC135471742 gene encoding cell adhesion molecule 2-like, translating to MAGGLCLVTVLLVTLGANAVSGVTIPAVPGSTITLSCNKIPSTNLIWEHWDSKRIIIRSGVVTNSVTSSKYVVTQRQDSESVAVSSVTLSDDGQYRCYYSTSPADAQVMNINVLVRPQTVYASGPTDPVSQATIQILTCEVKVAKPLPEVKWIRKDYGGNFTEFAGTNQDWYFQNKTGSRVNTLRVNVTRKAYKAVFICQAAISYFYTIQFNVTLDVFCKITPLQTLSTNYSFFVTIALDISH from the exons ATGGCTGGTGGGCTGTGCCTGGTCACTGTGCTTCTTGTGACCCTGGGAGCTAATGCGGTGTCCGGTGTCACAATCCCGGCAGTACCCGGATCAACCATCACACTCAGCTGTAACAAGATACCCTCCACAAATCTTATCTGGGAACACTGGGACAGTAAGCGGATCATCATCCGAAGTGGTGTCGTCACGAACTCCGTCACGTCATCAAAGTATGTGGTTACACAGAGACAGGACAGCGAATCAGTTGCCGTCAGCTCCGTGACGTTGTCGGATGACGGACAGTACCGCTGTTACTATTCTACCAGCCCTGCCGACGCCCAAGTAATGAATATTAATGTACTAG TGAGACCACAGACAGTGTATGCGTCTGGCCCCACAGACCCGGTCAGTCAGGCAACCATTCAGATTCTGACGTGTGAGGTGAAAGTGGCGAAACCTCTGCCGGAAGTGAAGTGGATTCGTAAAG ATTACGGCGGCAACTTCACCGAGTTTGCGGGAACCAATCAGGACTGGTATTTTCAGAACAAAACCGGAAGTCGTGTGAACACTCTCAGGGTCAATGTGACGCGAAAAGCGTACAAAGCTGTGTTTATTTGTCAAGCCGCAATTTCGTATTTCTACACCATCCAGTTTAACGTTACGCTGGATGTTTTCTGTAAGATCACCCCCTTACAAACACTTTCAACAAATTACAGTTTCTTTGTAACTATTGCATTAGACATTTCCCATTGA
- the LOC135470720 gene encoding uncharacterized protein LOC135470720, with protein sequence MSTDVKISQTFIGGESQPDSMNGKQLDYGDGKWPISGDRNQPDVRDGNQPESGGENPPESKVGNQLVSGDGNQPASGDGNQPESRDRNQPVSGCGNQPVSTDRSQPESGNGSESFVKDENQSVCRDRSQPELGDGNQLVFGMENQTVFGDENHSVSEDELENDNEPVSGEGNQPVPGEGHQPVSGEESENQNQPISWDGNQPVSEDRSQPRSGNKNQPASGDGNQPVSGEGSQPGTGNGNQPVSGEGSQPGSGNENQPISGNGNQPVSRDGFQPESGYGNQPISGDRNQPISGDGNQPVSVDGNQAELGKGNQPISGDRNQPASGDGNQSVFKDGTQPVFTHGNQPTSGNGSQPVSGGGNQPEPGNGNQPVSGDRNQSESETEINQYLGMETSQSPGIEASQSREMESSQSLGME encoded by the coding sequence ATGAGTACGGATGTGAAAATAAGTCAGACTTTTATTGGGGGTGAAAGTCAACCAGATTCCATGAACGGAAAACAACTAGACTATGGAGATGGAAAGTGGCCAATCTCCGGGGATAGAAACCAGCCGGATGTAAGGGATGGAAACCAGCCGGAGTCGGGGGGTGAAAACCCGCCGGAGTCGAAGGTTGGAAACCAACTGGTGTCAGGGGATGGAAACCAGCCAGCCTCTGGGGATGGAAACCAGCCGGAGTCAAGGGATAGGAACCAGCCAGTCTCCGGGTGTGGTAATCAACCAGTCTCCACGGATCGAAGCCAGCCGGAGTCGGGGAATGGAAGCGAGTCATTCGTCAAGGATGAAAATCAGTCGGTCTGCAGGGATCGAAGCCAGCCGGAGTTAGGAGATGGAAACCAGTTAGTCTTCGGGATGGAAAACCAGACAGTCTTCGGGGATGAAAACCACTCAGTATCCGAGGATGAGCTGGAGAATGATAACGAGCCAGTCTCCGGGGAAGGAAACCAGCCAGTCCCTGGGGAAGGACACCAGCCAGTCTCCGGGGAGGAGTCGGAGAATCAAAACCAGCCAATATCCTGGGATGGAAACCAGCCAGTCTCCGAGGATCGAAGTCAGCCGCGGTCGGGGAATAAAAACCAGCCAGCCTCCGGGGATGGAAACCAGCCAGTCTCCGGGGAAGGAAGCCAACCGGGGACGGGGAATGGAAACCAGCCAGTCTCCGGGGAAGGAAGCCAGCCGGGGTCGGGGAATGAAAACCAGCCAATCTCTGGGAATGGAAACCAGCCAGTTTCTAGGGATGGATTCCAGCCTGAGTCGGGGTATGGAAACCAGCCAATCTCCGGGGATAGAAACCAGCCAATCTCCGGGGATGGAAACCAGCCAGTCTCCGTGGATGGAAACCAGGCTGAGTTGGGGAAAGGAAACCAACCAATCTCTGGTGATAGAAACCAGCCAGCCTCCGGGGATGGAAACCAGTCAGTCTTCAAGGATGGAACGCAGCCAGTCTTCACGCATGGAAACCAGCCGACGTCCGGGAATGGAAGCCAACCAGTCTCCGGGGGTGGAAACCAGCCGGAGCCGGGGAATGGAAACCAGCCAGTCTCAGGCGATAGAAACCAGTCAGAGTCGGAAACGGAAATCAACCAATATCTGGGGATGGAAACCAGCCAGTCTCCAGGGATCGAAGCCAGCCAGAGTCGGGAAATGGAATCCAGCCAGTCTCTGGGGATGGAATAA
- the LOC135470279 gene encoding cystinosin-like, translating to MGDLRRTTRLLCFCLCLGQALSDVTLSFSVSQLSLEVGHYATFNISPSSQLAEDAVIDFTYQTGDTISDFTSGLLAPVPNVTILGNTSEGVPISVHALGAGAIILGVNTSSEEIDHADDTFVRIDIVHNSIVVTVSAVIGWLYFVAWSVSFYPQVIENFRRKSVVGLNFDYLGLNLTGFISYSVFNVGLYWFPEIQAQYEALHPRGQIPVQLNDVIFALHALLLTVITISQCFCFERGGQRVSRVCIVILISAWSFVLISLFVTIGKKITWLEYLYFFSFVKLGVTLIKYVPQAWMNYRRKSTVGWSIGNVLLDFTGGSLSMLQMFLLAYNNDDWGSLFGNPTKFGLGLFSVLFDLLFITQHYILYRHKQPYEGVQVNEKSPLINPVPSA from the exons ATGGGTGACCTcaggagaacaacgcggttgttatgtttttgtttgtgtttgggACAAG CTCTGTCAGATGTAACACTGAGTTTCTCAGTATCACAGCTTAGTCTTGAGGTGGGACATTATGCAACCTTCAACATCAGCCCAAG ttCACAGTTAGCTGAGGATGCAGTTATTGACTTCACCTATCAGACTGGGGATACCATCAGTGATTTCACGTCAGGGCTGCTTGCCCCAGTACCTAATGTCACCATACTAGGTAACACATCAGAGGGAGTACCTATCAGCGTCCATGCCCTGGGGGCAGGAGCCATCATTCTAGGTGTCAATACTTCATCAGAGGAAATTGATCA TGCTGATGACACTTTTGTGAGGATTGATATAGTACACAATAGCATTGTGGTCACCGTCAGTGCTGTCATAGGATGGCTCTACTTCGTGGCATGGTCCGTCTCATTCTACCCCCAGGTTATAGAGAACTTCAGACGCAAAAG TGTAGTGGGCCTGAACTTTGATTACCTTGGCCTTAACCTGACTGGCTTTATCTCCTACTCTGTGTTCAATGTGGGCCTCTACTGGTTTCCTGAAATCCAG GCACAGTATGAAGCTCTGCACCCACGGGGACAGATTCCAGTGCAGTTAAATGATGTGATCTTCGCCCTACATGCGCTGCTGCTCACTGTCATTACCATATCACAGTGCTTCTGCTTTGAG AGAGGTGGTCAGAGGGTCTCCCGGGTGTGTATAGTCATTTTGATCTCTGCCTGGTCATTTGTGTTGATCTCTCTCTTTGTCACCATTGGCAAGAAAATCACCTGGCTTGAATACCTGTACTTTTTCTCCTTTGTCAAGTTGGGAGTAACCTTGATTAAATATGTACCTCAG GCCTGGATGAATTACAGAAGAAAGAGTACAGTGGGCTGGAGTATAGGGAATGTGTTGTTAGATTTTACAGGTGGTTCCCTCAGTATGTTACAGATGTTTCTGCTAGCCTATAATAATG ATGACTGGGGCTCGTTGTTTGGTAACCCCACCAAATTCGGATTGGGCCTGTTCTCAGTGCTATTTGATTTGCTGTTTATCACACAGCACTATATCCTGTATCGCCATAAACAGCCGTATGAGGGAGTCCAAGTCAACGAGAAGTCCCCGCTAATTAATCCAGTTCCAAGCGCATAA